DNA from Hippoglossus hippoglossus isolate fHipHip1 chromosome 1, fHipHip1.pri, whole genome shotgun sequence:
TTCACTGTTACCTTCATATCAGGTGTCCACCTACGGAACATGGACAGTTTCATTCGCGCTGTGCAGCAGGTTGAGGACTTTGACCCTGGCCTGTCCCCTCTGGCTTTGGTCAGGGCCCTGCGGAGGACAGCTGGCCATGATGATGCAATGACCGTCCATTTCCTGGGTGCGTCAAATAATCTCAGTGATGCTGAGGTCTTGGAGACAGCCATCCTCAACGCCTCGTCTTTCAGCTTTTTTGACAAGGCCATCCACCACATTGTGACGGACTATGGAGAGGAACGTGGGGTGGTTCTAGCTCCAGACGGCACCACAGTCGCACTTGCTCCGTTACTGCGGGGAATCGAGTCAGGACTGAAAGCAAAGATTGAGGGGAAGCCAGCCGATAGCATCTTCCCTCTTACCTTGGCCAGGACACTTGGTCTGTCCTTCCTCAGCCTCCAGGACTTTCCAACACGTTATCGCATGGGGCCGGGTGGGTGCTGGGACAATGTGGAGCACCCTCAGGTGTTCAAGCTGTCTCGGCTTCCCACTCTGGCCACTGATGCTATGATTAATGGTGGCATGGATGGAGCTGTACTGGGCATGGACCTCAGCAATCAAAGTGAATCTGAAAAGCCGAAGGCCCTCAGTGAGATCTTGAAAGGATACTATAGTTTTACTTTGCATGAGGGGCAGGGCCTTGATGCTGTGACCAGGCACATTAGTCCGAGGCGACGGGAGATATCTAGATCCCTTCTGGAGCCACTTGATCTCCACAGCCAG
Protein-coding regions in this window:
- the LOC117762309 gene encoding N-acetylmuramoyl-L-alanine amidase-like → MTFSGLSVLVLASFGFFSVCSRSVGVHLRNMDSFIRAVQQVEDFDPGLSPLALVRALRRTAGHDDAMTVHFLGASNNLSDAEVLETAILNASSFSFFDKAIHHIVTDYGEERGVVLAPDGTTVALAPLLRGIESGLKAKIEGKPADSIFPLTLARTLGLSFLSLQDFPTRYRMGPGGCWDNVEHPQVFKLSRLPTLATDAMINGGMDGAVLGMDLSNQSESEKPKALSEILKGYYSFTLHEGQGLDAVTRHISPRRREISRSLLEPLDLHSQVMETLALVWKLEKTEWIAWDTGVGQAVRDGLQAFVHIFWDCPQIISRCQWGAKSYQDTPIPLSLPLHFLYVHHTYEPSSPCLSFPQCSRNMRAMQRFHQEDRGWSDIGYNFVVGSDGYVYEGRGWTYLGTHTRGHNSLGYGVSIIGNYTATLPSRHAMDLLRHRLVRCAVNGGGLSANFTIHGHRQVVNTSCPGDAFFSEIRSWEHFRV